A window from Gammaproteobacteria bacterium encodes these proteins:
- a CDS encoding NADAR family protein, which translates to MTIVTKADLVDHLNGGNQVRYLFFWGHQEQKNEVTKSCLSQWYDSPFESNGVHFATAEHYMMYHKAILFGDALSADKALKAPNPGKAKAIGRRVKGFTEKTWEKERFEIVVNANLAKFGNNGKLRQFLLNTGNRVLVEASPVDKIWGVGMSSDNPAIENPNLWKGLNLLGFALMLVRDRLT; encoded by the coding sequence TTGACGATCGTCACCAAAGCAGATTTGGTAGATCACCTTAATGGTGGCAATCAAGTAAGGTACCTGTTCTTTTGGGGACACCAGGAACAAAAGAACGAAGTAACCAAAAGCTGCTTGAGTCAGTGGTATGACTCACCGTTTGAAAGCAATGGCGTACATTTCGCAACGGCAGAGCACTATATGATGTACCATAAAGCTATACTGTTTGGTGACGCCCTATCTGCCGACAAGGCTCTCAAAGCGCCAAATCCCGGGAAAGCAAAAGCAATTGGCAGACGCGTTAAGGGCTTCACTGAAAAAACATGGGAAAAAGAACGATTTGAAATTGTGGTGAATGCCAATCTGGCCAAATTCGGCAATAACGGGAAATTGCGACAATTTTTACTGAATACCGGCAATCGCGTACTGGTCGAGGCCAGCCCGGTAGACAAAATTTGGGGAGTGGGCATGTCATCAGATAACCCGGCTATCGAAAACCCCAATTTGTGGAAAGGACTTAACCTTTTGGGCTTTGCACTAATGCTGGTGCGGGACCGGCTGACATGA